One segment of Erigeron canadensis isolate Cc75 chromosome 2, C_canadensis_v1, whole genome shotgun sequence DNA contains the following:
- the LOC122589852 gene encoding putative kinase-like protein TMKL1, whose amino-acid sequence MEYRYKIILIATLSSSFTIFIIISLFCIYTRKWCSKDEKSWDKESNFEVKEMENKGELVKFEGGEDLTCFDVLDAPGEVIGKSSYGTLYKANLVRSDSVVVLRFLRPACSMNLVEKDFMDVVQLLGSIRHPNLVPLCGFYVGPRGEKLLVHPFYRRGNLAQFIRDGNGESQKWSVIYMISIGIARGLDHLHSNLQKPIIHGNLKSKNILLGRNQQPFVSDFGLHMLLNPSTFQEMIEDAAVEGYKPPELIKTNNTTFETDIFNFGVILLELVSGREPNFNDKPSPYREFTSNTTLDHRILKLSQLAIACCSPLPSFRPDIKFICKKLQEIGS is encoded by the exons atggagtatagatataagATCATACTAATAGCTACATTATCATCTTCTTTCACTATATTCATCATTATATCATTGTTTTGTATCTACACAAGAAAATGGTgttcaaaagatgaaaaatcTTGGGATAAAGAATCAAATTTTGAAGTCAAAGAAATGGAAAACAAAGGAGAGTTGGTCAAATTTGAAGGTGGTGAAGATCTCACTTGTTTTGATGTATTAGATGCTCCCGGTGAAGTTATTGGCAAGTCAAGTTATGGTACATTGTATAAGGCTAATTTGGTTAGAAGTGATTCTGTTGTTGTGTTGAGATTTTTGAGACCAGCTTGTAGTATGAATTTAGTTGAAAAAGATTTTATGGATGTTGTACAGCTTCTTGGGTCCATTAGACATCCAAATTTGGTTCCACTTTGTGGGTTTTATGTTGGGCCTAGAGGTGAAAAGCTACTTGTTCATCCTTTTTATAGGAGAGGAAATCTTGCTCAATTTATTAGAG ATGGAAATGGTGAATCTCAGAAATGGAGTGTGATTTATATGATATCAATTGGCATTGCTAGAGGATTAGATCATCTCCATTCAAACCTCCAAAAGCCAATCATTCATGgaaatttgaaatcaaaaaacATACTTTTGGGCCGAAATCAGCAGCCTTTTGTTTCCGATTTTGGTCTGCATATGCTCTTAAATCCATCTACATTTCAAGAAATGATTGAAGATGCTGCTGTTGAAGGTTACAAACCACCTGAGTTGATTAAAACCAATAATACAACTTTTGAAACAGATATCTTCAACTTTGGAGTGATCTTATTGGAATTGGTTTCTGGTAGAGAACCGAATTTCAATGACAAGCCAAGCCCATATCGAGAATTTACGTCTAACACAACTTTGGATCACCGGATACTGAAATTGTCACAGCTTGCAATAGCTTGCTGCTCACCATTGCCTTCTTTCAGACCCGACATAAAGTTCATTTGCAAGAAGCTACAAGAAATCGGATCATGA
- the LOC122588664 gene encoding ceramide kinase-like isoform X2, which yields MERDTDFIRGDDDGGGGEKKSILTSSFFMGQVGEVNLGLKSDGLYWELIESFSDVNEESTSCFGIWSASKTDTYIRISDVYDIEFIDWGLVHETRKANPGCLVGHLTEMYRFRVHGVQRSKAQPCLWTPVAYTFGHDDKQTCQLWVNQLKTCLGMEIDRPKSLLVFVNPRSGKRNGRRIWENVYPLFSQAKVKTKVIVTERAGHACDAMTSITSRELNSYDGVVAVGGDGLFNEILNGLLLSRHKAPYPPMPPDNGQTVNIHNDIEELGPIVTMAEPLVSGEDESPLLSSSLDDTEVANPNHDSEISFPNERFRFGLIPSGSTDAIVICTTGARDPVTSALQIILGERLRLDIAQVVRWKTLRTSKLEPLVRYTASFAGYGFYGDVITESEKYRWMGPKRYDYAGTKVFLKHRSYEAEVTYMEVEPEKTNIGANGRRIKAFWGLSKDPERVPCRAKCSICNSNITSDAQQESKLVRVKGRFLSIGAAVISCRNEKAPDGLVADAHLSDGFLHLILIKDCPRAFYLWHLTQLARKGGTPLNFDFVEHHKTTAFTFTSFGEESVWNVDGEVLVAHKLSAQVFRGLINLFASGPET from the exons ATGGAGAGAGACACAGATTTTATAAGAGgggatgatgatggtggtggtggtgagaaAAAGTCAATATTGACTTCAAGTTTTTTCATGGGTCAAGTTGGGGAGGTCAATCTTGGGCTAAAATCAGATGGACTGTATTGGGAATTGATTGAATCATTTTCAGATGTAAAT GAGGAAAGCACAAGTTGTTTTGGGATATGGAGTGCTTCCAAAACTGATACTTACATAAGAATTTCTGATGTATATGATATCGAGTTCATTGATTGGGGTTTGGTACATGAAACTCGTAAAGCAAACCCAGGCTGCTTGGTGGGACATTTAACTGAG ATGTACCGGTTCAGAGTACACGGTGTCCAGAGGTCGAAGGCTCAACCTTGTCTTTGGACTCCAGTTGCTTACACTTTCGGTCATGACGATAAGCAAACATGTCAGTTGTGGGTTAATCAACTAAAAACATGTCTTGGCATGGAAATTGATAGGCCAAAGAGTCTTTTG GTTTTTGTTAATCCGAGGAGTGGAAAAAGAAATGGACGTCGAATATGGGAAAATGTGTATCCTCTGTTTTCTCAAGCCAAAGTGAAAACAAAG GTTATTGTGACAGAGAGGGCTGGACATGCTTGTGATGCAATGACATCTATTACAAGTAGGGAGCTTAATTCATATGACGGGGTTGTTGCTGTT GGAGGTGATGGCCTTTTCAACGAGATCCTAAATGGTCTTTTGTTGTCTAGACATAAAGCTCCATACCCACCCATGCCTCCAGATAATGGTCAAACGGTTAATATCCATAATGACATAGAGGAACTTGGTCCAATCGTCACTATGGCTGAACCATTGGTTTCTGGTGAGGATGAGTCACCTCTTCTGAGTTCGTCACTTGATGATACAGAAGTTGCAAATCCAA ACCATGATTCTGAAATTTCTTTCCCGAATGAACGGTTTCGCTTTGGACTTATCCCTTCTGGTTCCACCGATGCTATTGTTATATG TACAACAGGCGCTCGTGATCCTGTGACATCTGCCTTGCAAATTATTCTGGGCGAGAGATTGCGACTGGATATTGCTCAAGTTGTTAGATGGAAAACATTACGAACGTCTAAACTCGAGCCCCTTGTACGATATACTGCTTCGTTTGCTGG GTATGGATTTTACGGAGATGTGATCACAGAGAGTGAAAAATATCGATGGATGGGCCCAAAGCGATATGATTATGCAGGAACAAAGGTGTTTCTTAAGCACAG ATCATACGAGGCAGAGGTAACTTATATGGAAGTCGAACCTGAGAAAACAAATATAGGGGCCAACGGAAGACGAATAAAGGCATTTTGGGGCCTGTCAAAGGATCCTGAAAGAGTGCCATGTCGAGCCAAGTGCAGCATATGTAACTCAAACATAACATCTGATGCACAACAAGAATCAAAATTAGTGAGAGTTAAAGGAAGGTTTCTTAGCATTGGTGCGGCTGTCATCTCATGCAGGAATGAGAAGGCACCCGATGGTCTGGTTGCTGATGCACACCTTTCTGATGGGTTCCTACATCTCATTCTGATCAAAGATTGCCCTCGTGCTTTCTATTTATG GCACCTCACGCAACTTGCACGAAAGGGTGGAACCCCACTAAACTTTGATTTCGTGGAACATCATAAA ACTACAGCCTTCACATTCACTTCATTTGGCGAGGAAAGCGTGTGGAATGTTGATGGTGAGGTTCTTGTTGCACACAAATTATCTGCACAAGTCTTTCGTGGGCTTATTAATTTGTTTGCTTCTGGCCCCGAAACATAG
- the LOC122589163 gene encoding 8-amino-7-oxononanoate synthase: MSFWDEWVEEALTRLDSKKVLRSLRPIHYPPSNHSLDISNEDAFQVFDGMRQWDRASVEIQIAESTFQRWLQDVPSSGDDELSLGDEVFGEVGPCRKPLRKLLLFSGNDYLGLSSHPTVAKAATKAVQEHGMGPRGSALICGYTTYHRLLESCLAESKNKEDCLLCPTGFSANMAFMTVLGYVGSLSAINETSLNDGVAIFSDALNHASIIDGIRLAERQGSVQVFIYRHCDMGHLNGLLSSCTMKKKVVVTDSLFSMDGDFAPMVQLSKLRKKHGFLLVVDDAHGTLVCGKNGGGVPEEFGCAEDVDICVGTLSKAVGCHGGFISCSKRWKQLIQSRGRAFIFSTSTPVPITAASHAAVVVAKKETWRRKAIWNRVQDFRTLTGIPITSHIISLIVGSEEQALKASRHMLKCGFHITAIRPPTVPANLCRLRIALSAAHTRNDIRKLTTALSQCISLRESGYFYTNGASKL, translated from the exons atgtcattttggGACGAATGGGTTGAAGAAGCACTTACAAGACTTGATTCTAAGAAAGTGTTGAGGTCTCTAAGGCCCATTCACTACCCACCAAGTAACCACTCATTAGACATTAGCAATGAGGATGCATTCCAAGTGTTTGATGGAATGCGCCAATGGGATAGAGCTTCTGTTGAGATACAAATTGCTGAGTCTACTTTTCAAAGATGGCTTCAAGATGTTCCTAGCTCTG GTGATGATGAACTTTCATTGGGCGACGAAGTTTTTGGTGAGGTGGGCCCATGCCGTAAACCGCTCAGAAAGCTGCTTCTATTCTCTGGGAATGATTACTTAGGTCTAAGCTCACATCCAACTGTTGCAAAGGCCGCAACAAAG GCGGTTCAAGAACATGGGATGGGTCCAAGAGGTTCTGCTCTAATATGTGGATACACAACTTATCACAGACTACTGGAATCCTGTTTGGCAGAGTCAAAAAATAAAGAG GATTGCCTGCTATGTCCTACTGGATTTTCAGCCAATATGGCCTTCATGACAGTACTCGGATATGTTGGCTCACTATCAGCTATAAATGAAACTTCTTTGAACGATGGTGTTGCAATATTCTCTGATGCTCTAAATCATGCGTCAATAATAGATGGTATACGGCTGGCAGAGCGGCAAGGAAGTGTGCAGGTTTTTATATATAGGCATTGTGACATGGGCCACCTTAATGGATTACT GTCAAGTTGCACAATGAAGAAAAAAGTAGTTGTGACTGATAG CTTGTTTAGTATGGATGGAGACTTTGCCCCAATGGTCCAGCTTTCCAAGCTTCGCAAGAAGCATGGTTTCTTGTTGGTGGTGGATGAT GCTCATGGAACACTTGTTTGTGGCAAAAATGGTGGGGGTGTGCCAGAAGAGTTCGGTTGTGCAGAGGACGTTGATATATGCGTAGGCACTCTTAGCAAGGCTGTAGGTTGCCATGGTGGCTTCATTTCATGCAG CAAAAGGTGGAAACAACTCATACAATCAAGAGGCCGTGcttttatattttcaacttCCACACCAGTACCGATTACTGCTGCTTCACATG CTGCTGTGGTTGTGGCAAAAAAGGAGACATGGCGTAGAAAGGCTATTTGGAATCGGGTGCAAGACTTTCGCACTCTGACTGGAATTCCTATCACAAGTCACATCATTTCTCTTATAGTAGGAAGCGAAGAGCAAGCACTGAAAGCAAGCAG GCACATGTTGAAATGTGGCTTTCATATAACTGCAATCAGGCCCCCTACGGTCCCGGCTAACTTATGCAG GCTGAGAATCGCTCTTAGTGCAGCACACACTAGAAATGATATACGAAAGCTCACAACTGCGCTATCTCAATGTATAAGTTTAAGAGAGAGTGGATATTTCTACACAAATGGCGCATCCAAACTCTAG
- the LOC122588055 gene encoding F-box protein At5g07610-like — MMNTRYKIRKTQFPLKFLYKKASGSEYDQESTDSGTLIGSNDDILTEILIRLPTESIVRLKSVSKQWLSLLNHRRFTLRYDKVLKSPGFFCGSSYIPFDDGAEDRTTPPSRGLVDYNVKVVHSCNGLLLCYGNLGSAFEYAVLNPTTKQFKIIPPIPGRKKGCRSFCFMGLAYHKTEFPHFKVVCIPYKKLSEDHLQIQIYSSDTGKWNILTGSFFVPNYFFLQHGVYWKEAFHWIPSCHDPLYLNLKTHKMQKLPLPSPLPVRIAYCGGYCDGIVPFYFGESAGHLHLVEGAHFENQLHLIVYEMLSDHSGWFVKYQMELDELPTAYPEMINSEEHPSSPDYYIFEVLDLVRGEEEKDTFLVIRIPNKIISFNVIDESFKEILDFNDGCCERIEHKQVHRYIKTLTLF, encoded by the coding sequence ATGATGAACACTAGATACAAAATCAGAAAAACCCAATTCCCCCTCAAGTTCCTATACAAAAAGGCTTCTGGGTCCGAATACGATCAAGAATCCACCGATTCTGGAACTTTGATCGGTTCCAACGATGACATTTTAACAGAAATCCTTATTCGGCTCCCTACTGAGTCCATCGTCCGACTCAAATCTGTATCCAAACAGTGGCTATCCCTATTGAACCACCGGCGTTTTACTCTCCGTTATGATAAAGTGTTGAAATCTCCTGGTTTTTTTTGTGGTTCTTCATACATTCCATTTGATGATGGTGCTGAAGACAGAACCACTCCACCTTCTCGTGGTCTTGTTGACTATAATGTCAAAGTTGTGCATTCTTGTAATGGGTTACTACTTTGCTATGGCAATCTAGGTAGTGCTTTTGAATACGCCGTACTTAATCCCACCACTAAGCAGTTCAAAATCATCCCACCGATCCCTGGACGTAAGAAAGGTTGTAGATCATTTTGTTTTATGGGCCTGGCCTATCATAAAACAGAATTTCCTCATTTTAAAGTTGTATGTATTCCTTACAAAAAGCTTAGTGAGGACCATCTTCAAATTCAAATCTATTCGTCTGATACAGGGAAATGGAATATTTTGACTGGATCTTTCTTTGTGcctaattacttttttttgcaACACGGGGTTTATTGGAAGGAAGCGTTCCATTGGATTCCATCTTGTCATGATCCATTGTACTTAAATCTCAAGACACATAAGATGCAAAAGTTACCATTGCCCTCCCCGTTGCCCGTGAGGATAGCATATTGCGGAGGCTATTGCGATGGCATTGTCCCATTTTACTTTGGGGAGTCTGCAGGCCATCTGCATTTGGTTGAGGGAGCCCATTTTGAAAACCAGCTACATCTGATTGTCTATGAGATGTTGAGTGATCATTCGGGTTGGTTTGTCAAGTACCAAATGGAACTTGATGAACTTCCAACCGCTTATCCAGAGATGATCAATAGCGAAGAACATCCATCAAGCCCTGATTATTACATATTCGAAGTCTTGGATTTGGTTAGaggtgaagaagaaaaagatacaTTCCTGGTGATAAGAATTCCAAATAAGATCATAAGCTTCAATGTTATTGACGAGAGTTTTAAGGAGATACTTGATTTCAACGACGGTTGCTGTGAAAGAATTGAGCACAAGCAAGTCCATCGATATATTAAGACTTTAACTTTGTTCTAA
- the LOC122586501 gene encoding F-box protein At5g07610-like, which produces NGLLLCCSDRGKEYKRKYYVFNPITKQFAVIPSIIGGPNASRTIRFMCLAFHPLDFVHYKIVCFRKAKPRQNLVQIQIYSSDTGKWKILNQSFSSPCYLLSVGSGVYWNGAIHWAHTSLDPLYFKLDVEQLQRLLLPERAASSRGYDYIAMPLYFGESQGHLHLVERATHKSNLHLKVYEALSDHSGWFLKYQVDLDELPLIYPLLVNQNQLNYEFKVLDVVRGEEEEDAFMVVKIPQKIIRYDILKKTFKEIFDLPNVLHHRRIGHEYVHRFTESLSSF; this is translated from the coding sequence aACGGATTATTGCTCTGCTGCAGCGATAGAGGGAAGGAATATAAACGTAAATACTATGTATTCAATCCCATCACCAAGCAATTTGCAGTCATCCCATCAATCATTGGAGGTCCAAATGCTAGTAGAACAATCCGCTTTATGTGTCTGGCATTTCATCCACTAGATTTTGTTCATTACAAAATTGTTTGTTTCCGCAAGGCAAAGCCTAGACAAAATCTTGTTCAGATTCAAATATACTCTTCTGACACTGGGAAATGGAAGATTTTAAATCAATCTTTCTCTTCACCATGTTATCTCTTATCTGTCGGCTCTGGGGTTTATTGGAATGGAGCGATTCATTGGGCCCACACTAGTCTTGATCCGTTGTACTTTAAGCTTGATGTAGAACAGTTACAAAGGTTGCTATTGCCCGAGAGGGCTGCATCTTCTAGAGGGTATGACTACATAGCAATGCCACTTTACTTTGGGGAATCTCAAGGCCATCTGCATTTGGTAGAGCGGGCGACACATAAAagcaatttacacttaaaagttTATGAAGCGTTGAGTGATCATTCTGGGTGGTTTCTCAAGTACCAAGTAGACCTTGATGAGCTTCCGCTCATTTACCCTTTGTTGGTCAACCAAAATCAATTGAACTATGAATTTAAAGTGTTGGATGTGGTTAGAggtgaagaagaggaagatgcaTTCATGGTAGTGAAAATTCCCCAGAAAATTATAAGGTATGATATTCTGAAGAAAACTTTCAAAGAGATATTTGATCTACCCAACGTTTTACATCATCGAAGAATTGGGCATGAATATGTTCATCGTTTTACCGAATCCTTGTCTTCTTTCTAA
- the LOC122588664 gene encoding ceramide kinase-like isoform X1, giving the protein MERDTDFIRGDDDGGGGEKKSILTSSFFMGQVGEVNLGLKSDGLYWELIESFSDVNEESTSCFGIWSASKTDTYIRISDVYDIEFIDWGLVHETRKANPGCLVGHLTEMYRFRVHGVQRSKAQPCLWTPVAYTFGHDDKQTCQLWVNQLKTCLGMEIDRPKSLLVFVNPRSGKRNGRRIWENVYPLFSQAKVKTKVIVTERAGHACDAMTSITSRELNSYDGVVAVGGDGLFNEILNGLLLSRHKAPYPPMPPDNGQTVNIHNDIEELGPIVTMAEPLVSGEDESPLLSSSLDDTEVANPTDHDSEISFPNERFRFGLIPSGSTDAIVICTTGARDPVTSALQIILGERLRLDIAQVVRWKTLRTSKLEPLVRYTASFAGYGFYGDVITESEKYRWMGPKRYDYAGTKVFLKHRSYEAEVTYMEVEPEKTNIGANGRRIKAFWGLSKDPERVPCRAKCSICNSNITSDAQQESKLVRVKGRFLSIGAAVISCRNEKAPDGLVADAHLSDGFLHLILIKDCPRAFYLWHLTQLARKGGTPLNFDFVEHHKTTAFTFTSFGEESVWNVDGEVLVAHKLSAQVFRGLINLFASGPET; this is encoded by the exons ATGGAGAGAGACACAGATTTTATAAGAGgggatgatgatggtggtggtggtgagaaAAAGTCAATATTGACTTCAAGTTTTTTCATGGGTCAAGTTGGGGAGGTCAATCTTGGGCTAAAATCAGATGGACTGTATTGGGAATTGATTGAATCATTTTCAGATGTAAAT GAGGAAAGCACAAGTTGTTTTGGGATATGGAGTGCTTCCAAAACTGATACTTACATAAGAATTTCTGATGTATATGATATCGAGTTCATTGATTGGGGTTTGGTACATGAAACTCGTAAAGCAAACCCAGGCTGCTTGGTGGGACATTTAACTGAG ATGTACCGGTTCAGAGTACACGGTGTCCAGAGGTCGAAGGCTCAACCTTGTCTTTGGACTCCAGTTGCTTACACTTTCGGTCATGACGATAAGCAAACATGTCAGTTGTGGGTTAATCAACTAAAAACATGTCTTGGCATGGAAATTGATAGGCCAAAGAGTCTTTTG GTTTTTGTTAATCCGAGGAGTGGAAAAAGAAATGGACGTCGAATATGGGAAAATGTGTATCCTCTGTTTTCTCAAGCCAAAGTGAAAACAAAG GTTATTGTGACAGAGAGGGCTGGACATGCTTGTGATGCAATGACATCTATTACAAGTAGGGAGCTTAATTCATATGACGGGGTTGTTGCTGTT GGAGGTGATGGCCTTTTCAACGAGATCCTAAATGGTCTTTTGTTGTCTAGACATAAAGCTCCATACCCACCCATGCCTCCAGATAATGGTCAAACGGTTAATATCCATAATGACATAGAGGAACTTGGTCCAATCGTCACTATGGCTGAACCATTGGTTTCTGGTGAGGATGAGTCACCTCTTCTGAGTTCGTCACTTGATGATACAGAAGTTGCAAATCCAA CAGACCATGATTCTGAAATTTCTTTCCCGAATGAACGGTTTCGCTTTGGACTTATCCCTTCTGGTTCCACCGATGCTATTGTTATATG TACAACAGGCGCTCGTGATCCTGTGACATCTGCCTTGCAAATTATTCTGGGCGAGAGATTGCGACTGGATATTGCTCAAGTTGTTAGATGGAAAACATTACGAACGTCTAAACTCGAGCCCCTTGTACGATATACTGCTTCGTTTGCTGG GTATGGATTTTACGGAGATGTGATCACAGAGAGTGAAAAATATCGATGGATGGGCCCAAAGCGATATGATTATGCAGGAACAAAGGTGTTTCTTAAGCACAG ATCATACGAGGCAGAGGTAACTTATATGGAAGTCGAACCTGAGAAAACAAATATAGGGGCCAACGGAAGACGAATAAAGGCATTTTGGGGCCTGTCAAAGGATCCTGAAAGAGTGCCATGTCGAGCCAAGTGCAGCATATGTAACTCAAACATAACATCTGATGCACAACAAGAATCAAAATTAGTGAGAGTTAAAGGAAGGTTTCTTAGCATTGGTGCGGCTGTCATCTCATGCAGGAATGAGAAGGCACCCGATGGTCTGGTTGCTGATGCACACCTTTCTGATGGGTTCCTACATCTCATTCTGATCAAAGATTGCCCTCGTGCTTTCTATTTATG GCACCTCACGCAACTTGCACGAAAGGGTGGAACCCCACTAAACTTTGATTTCGTGGAACATCATAAA ACTACAGCCTTCACATTCACTTCATTTGGCGAGGAAAGCGTGTGGAATGTTGATGGTGAGGTTCTTGTTGCACACAAATTATCTGCACAAGTCTTTCGTGGGCTTATTAATTTGTTTGCTTCTGGCCCCGAAACATAG
- the LOC122589654 gene encoding F-box protein At5g07610-like, which yields MMNTRSKVRKTQDPLKYLYKQVSRFEYNQESTDSGALIGSNDDIITEILLRLPAKSILRFKCVSKHWLSLLSHQCFTLRYDKVLKSPGLFYDSSYIPFDDGEDRTTPPCSGLVDHNIQVVQSCNGLLLCRGNPGDEYAFVYSVLNPTTKQFTIIPPIHGRRKDRRLICFMGLAYHITDCVHFKVVCIRYAKVFEDLLQVQIYSSDTGKWKILNESFSVPHYTFLRSGVYWKGAFHWIPSCLDPMYLNLKTNKLQKLPLPCPLPVRVEPFGGYCDGIVPFYFGESGGHLHLVAGSHLEYHLHLNVYEMLSDHSGWYIKYQVELDELPTLYPEVIDYSRHPSHPNYYTLRMIDLVRGEEEEDTFMVLRIPNKIISYNVINKSFKLILHFPDVPDNRVSYAEVHRYIKTLSLF from the coding sequence ATGATGAACACTAGATCCAAAGTCAGGAAAACCCAAGACCCCCTCAAGTACTTATACAAACAGGTTTCCAGGTTTGAGTACAATCAAGAATCCACCGATTCTGGAGCTTTAATCGGTTCCAACGATGACATAATAACCGAAATCCTACTTCGGCTCCCTGCTAAGTCTATCCTTCGATTCAAGTGTGTATCCAAACACTGGCTATCCCTTTTGAGCCACCAGTGTTTTACCCTCCGTTATGATAAAGTGTTGAAATCTCCTGGTCTTTTTTACGATTCTTCGTATATTCCATTTGATGATGGTGAAGACAGAACGACTCCACCTTGTTCTGGTCTTGTTGACCATAATATCCAAGTTGTGCAATCTTGTAACGGGTTACTGCTTTGCCGTGGAAATCCAGGGGATGAATATGCATTTGTATACTCCGTACTTAATCCCACCACTAAACAGTTCACCATCATCCCGCCAATCCATGGACGCAGGAAAGATCGtagattaatttgttttatgggTCTGGCCTATCATATAACAGACTGTGTTCATTTTAAAGTTGTTTGTATTCGTTATGCAAAGGTTTTTGAGGACCTTCTTCAGGTTCAAATCTACTCGTCTGATACAGGGAAATggaagattttgaatgaatctTTCTCTGTGCCTCATTATACATTTTTGCGATCTGGGGTTTATTGGAAGGGAGCGTTTCATTGGATTCCATCTTGTCTTGACCCTATGTACTTAAATCTCAAGACAAATAAGCTGCAAAAGTTACCATTGCCCTGCCCGTTGCCAGTGAGGGTAGAACCCTTTGGAGGCTATTGCGATGGCATTGTCCCATTTTACTTTGGGGAGTCTGGAGGCCATCTGCATTTGGTTGCAGGATCCCATCTTGAATACCACTTACACCTGAACGTGTATGAAATGTTGAGTGATCATTCAGGGTGGTATATCAAGTACCAAGTGGAGCTTGATGAGCTTCCAACTCTTTATCCGGAGGTTATTGATTACTCCAGACATCCATCACACCCTAATTATTACACACTCCGAATGATAGACTTGGTTAGAggtgaagaagaggaagatacATTTATGGTGCTGAGAATTCCTAATAAGATCATAAGCTACAATGTCATTAACAAGAGTTTCAAGCTGATATTGCATTTCCCTGACGTTCCTGATAACAGAGTTTCATATGCGGAAGTTCATCGATATATCAAAACCTTATCGTTGTTCTGA